One part of the Bradyrhizobium sp. CB1650 genome encodes these proteins:
- a CDS encoding efflux RND transporter periplasmic adaptor subunit, which yields MNIVTEHKISGEPIDNKAPKRPVKPVRWFLIVGVLLGALVGGLVWFNSFRGQMIKQFFANNKPPPVAVSAAEAKSEVVPNLLTAVGELAAVHQVNVTADVNGRVTEIKFEPGTHVEAGTPLVQLFDAPEQGDLASFKAQATVSQLSLDRAKQLASRQFGPQATVDQAQASYDQAMAGIAKTEALISQKLVRAPFSGDLGVRKVEVGQYLTAGTAIVSLTDLSELWANFTVTEKDSGNLKVGQTVRLKVDAYPGRTFEGKITTIEPQIATDTRNIRVQATIANPEKILKPGMFVTTTVVLPEKPAVTTVPETAVDYTLYGDSVFVITEKKEEDGKTSLSAVRTFVQTGNRVEGRVEILKGVKAGDKVVAVGQLKLQSGAAVSISPDSAPPIPAQPPRY from the coding sequence ATGAACATCGTAACCGAACACAAGATTTCGGGCGAACCGATCGACAACAAGGCTCCCAAGCGTCCGGTCAAGCCAGTGCGCTGGTTCCTCATCGTCGGCGTGCTGCTGGGCGCGCTCGTCGGCGGCCTCGTCTGGTTCAACTCCTTCCGGGGCCAGATGATCAAGCAGTTCTTCGCCAACAACAAGCCGCCGCCGGTAGCCGTCAGCGCGGCCGAGGCGAAGTCGGAGGTGGTGCCGAACCTGTTGACGGCAGTCGGTGAACTCGCCGCCGTGCATCAGGTCAACGTCACCGCCGACGTCAACGGCCGCGTTACCGAGATCAAGTTCGAGCCGGGTACGCATGTCGAAGCCGGCACGCCTTTGGTGCAGCTATTCGATGCGCCGGAGCAGGGCGATCTCGCCAGTTTCAAGGCGCAAGCGACCGTCTCGCAGCTTTCGCTCGACCGCGCCAAGCAGCTCGCGTCGCGCCAGTTCGGTCCGCAGGCGACTGTTGACCAGGCGCAGGCCTCCTACGACCAGGCGATGGCGGGCATCGCCAAGACGGAGGCGCTGATCTCGCAGAAGCTGGTGCGGGCGCCGTTCTCCGGCGATCTCGGTGTCCGCAAGGTCGAGGTCGGCCAATATCTCACCGCAGGCACGGCCATCGTGTCGCTGACCGATCTCTCCGAGCTGTGGGCCAACTTCACGGTGACGGAAAAGGACTCTGGCAATCTCAAGGTCGGCCAGACCGTCCGGCTGAAGGTCGACGCCTATCCGGGCCGGACCTTCGAGGGCAAGATCACGACGATCGAGCCGCAGATCGCCACCGACACCCGCAACATTCGCGTGCAGGCGACGATCGCCAATCCGGAGAAGATCCTCAAGCCCGGCATGTTCGTGACCACCACGGTGGTGCTGCCGGAGAAGCCGGCGGTGACCACCGTGCCGGAGACGGCGGTCGACTACACGCTCTACGGCGACTCGGTGTTCGTGATCACCGAGAAGAAGGAAGAGGACGGCAAGACCAGCCTGAGCGCGGTGCGCACCTTCGTGCAGACCGGCAACCGGGTCGAGGGACGTGTCGAAATCCTGAAGGGCGTGAAGGCGGGCGACAAGGTCGTCGCCGTCGGCCAGCTCAAGCTGCAATCGGGTGCCGCCGTGTCGATTTCGCCTGACTCGGCGCCGCCGATCCCGGCGCAGCCGCCGCGTTACTGA
- a CDS encoding TetR/AcrR family transcriptional regulator, producing MSSLRMTSDLRRQLILGAAKRCFARHGYNGTTTKSVAAAAAISEALLFKHFPSKAALYAEILSDECEADPALMELLEREPSTAALVELIRGMVQHFLEIADGPDQEEAQRLRLMATSHLDDGEFARLLYAKIEKLIGAVFAASLERAVAAGDARPCGGEPLNLFWFAHHSVMTAALTRLPARPCLAYSRANDLERQLCEFLLRGIGLNDAAIASHLDRALAPGAGKTAIAESA from the coding sequence ATGAGCTCATTGCGCATGACGAGCGACCTGAGGCGTCAATTGATCCTCGGCGCAGCCAAACGTTGCTTTGCCCGGCACGGCTATAACGGCACCACGACCAAGAGCGTGGCGGCCGCTGCTGCCATTTCCGAGGCGCTTCTGTTCAAGCATTTCCCGTCCAAGGCGGCGCTCTATGCCGAAATCCTCAGCGACGAATGCGAAGCCGACCCGGCGCTTATGGAGCTCCTCGAGCGGGAGCCGTCGACCGCCGCCCTGGTCGAGCTGATTCGCGGCATGGTCCAGCATTTCCTCGAGATCGCTGACGGTCCCGACCAGGAGGAAGCGCAGCGCCTGCGACTGATGGCCACTAGCCATCTGGATGATGGCGAGTTCGCGCGCCTGCTATATGCCAAGATCGAGAAGCTGATCGGCGCGGTGTTCGCCGCCTCGCTCGAGCGTGCGGTCGCCGCCGGCGACGCGCGGCCTTGCGGCGGCGAGCCGCTCAACCTGTTCTGGTTTGCGCATCATTCGGTTATGACGGCTGCGCTGACCAGGCTGCCGGCCAGGCCCTGTCTCGCTTACAGCAGGGCGAACGATCTGGAGCGGCAGCTCTGTGAGTTTCTCCTGAGGGGTATAGGACTTAACGACGCCGCAATTGCTTCGCATCTGGACCGCGCCTTGGCGCCGGGTGCCGGCAAGACGGCGATTGCAGAAAGTGCATGA